One window of the Chlamydiales bacterium genome contains the following:
- the rsmD gene encoding 16S rRNA (guanine(966)-N(2))-methyltransferase RsmD yields the protein MSLRILGGALRGRVLKTPKGAPVRPTTGLLKKSFFDICKDRIVETNFLDLFAGSGAIGIEALSRGAAHATFIDSDRRSILCIQENLRALKLEEQATLLTGDVETVLRRLEEMKKKYDLIYIDPPYEKNTYHPELLTLLDGMELARHADIFIEEAYPSPWEKQPIPLKHFICKDRRHFGRSILHQYLPVS from the coding sequence ATGTCACTACGCATCTTAGGCGGCGCGCTGCGCGGCCGCGTCTTAAAAACTCCGAAGGGAGCGCCCGTGCGCCCCACAACTGGACTTCTGAAGAAGTCCTTCTTCGACATCTGCAAAGATAGGATCGTCGAGACAAACTTCCTCGACCTCTTCGCGGGCTCTGGCGCCATCGGCATCGAAGCGTTAAGTCGCGGTGCAGCACACGCAACCTTCATCGACAGCGACAGACGCTCTATCCTCTGCATCCAAGAGAACCTGCGCGCTTTAAAACTCGAAGAGCAGGCCACACTTCTCACAGGAGATGTAGAAACTGTTCTACGCCGTTTAGAAGAGATGAAAAAAAAGTATGACCTGATCTACATCGATCCTCCCTACGAGAAGAACACCTACCATCCAGAACTCCTCACCCTTTTAGACGGAATGGAGCTTGCGCGCCATGCGGATATCTTCATCGAAGAGGCCTACCCCTCTCCGTGGGAGAAGCAGCCCATCCCCCTCAAACACTTCATCTGCAAAGATAGACGCCACTTCGGCAGGTCGATCTTGCACCAATATCTGCCTGTTTCATAA
- a CDS encoding tetratricopeptide repeat protein, with product MRRDYLLVCLLALSAPLLPSLKPIKNTSPQEALQLRRIAEFWKEGDYQAAKMQILDLLSKKPDTNAREQLYTMLGDLYFFDNKHAEAVDAYAKVTDADLKKKSQLNYLRSLFSLNRYPDVIKETARELNEAGGDRFELHYLLAESLWRQGMQTKDEEKKLRILEKAKQEYRILEKTSFKEASLLPMAYIHREMKESAEAAALFLQLAQKYPDKKEELLFQAACLQVQTNKEEACKTFASVYQLAGKKAKAAAFNQLLLLFQMEKYSELITAQEIARKYLAQEKLPLVQFYIGKSHFALKNYKLAVVPLQMFLADKQASSSEVKSALLCLINCAKETRDLSLMENSVKKMGELFPEDLDYAKTLVLHAQVAEELGDVAAAREQIQRVLVAFPNHEEKEALSFEQCRLLVKAQQWEQGRAAFSDFLQTFSSSAQAASAWHQLVHAALMERKNAKEEQLGAKNEMLVSVLKEALSKDQVWKQEEKESYVFLMGKTLYSMGRWEESAKSLETFLQAFATSSSSAEAHLLVALALHRAGTEGMNFLTHAEQALSLNPNLENRSVLRLMLYNAYLKEAGQRQGDKDLIEKAADHLYACAMQNDVEVKRDNLLWLANYYYGRAKADKGGNYSARATQLFERILKELKAITADTLFLEGEALKYAELLTLVDNYQGAIALLGDLKSIYEAKPDLSWKFQRRALLDLGRAYAHVKETERAVATYDYLINTSSHTLSTAADTALLERARLEYGLLQKEEKSDANPRLSSILAALKDLQIKKRLTSEPIHLEAALDYALIKSELVPQEKRLEKLLALLKSAKEEFLSEEDPDAQEYQACRLRQSDKDQLFVTYMKFIDSLILQTQAALTENEEEAKEMKLKADALLEELKNSNSELTPYLRDKLEKTTSL from the coding sequence ATGCGCAGAGATTATCTCCTTGTTTGTTTGCTCGCTCTTTCAGCTCCTCTTCTTCCTTCACTGAAACCGATTAAGAACACCTCTCCGCAAGAAGCTCTGCAGCTAAGGCGGATCGCAGAATTCTGGAAAGAGGGGGACTATCAAGCTGCCAAAATGCAGATTTTGGACCTTCTCTCAAAAAAACCAGACACCAATGCGCGTGAGCAGCTCTACACGATGCTCGGCGATCTCTACTTCTTCGACAACAAGCACGCCGAAGCCGTAGACGCCTATGCTAAAGTCACCGATGCAGATCTAAAAAAGAAGTCGCAGCTCAACTATCTGCGCTCACTCTTCTCTCTCAATCGCTATCCCGATGTCATTAAAGAGACAGCAAGAGAATTGAACGAAGCGGGCGGGGATAGATTCGAACTCCACTACCTCCTCGCAGAGTCGCTCTGGCGCCAAGGCATGCAGACAAAAGATGAGGAGAAGAAGCTCCGCATCCTAGAGAAAGCCAAACAGGAGTATAGAATTTTAGAAAAAACCTCTTTTAAAGAGGCCTCTCTCCTTCCAATGGCCTATATCCATAGAGAGATGAAAGAGAGCGCAGAAGCAGCAGCCCTATTTCTGCAGCTGGCGCAGAAGTATCCAGATAAAAAAGAGGAGCTCCTCTTTCAAGCGGCGTGTCTGCAAGTACAGACCAATAAAGAAGAGGCGTGCAAAACCTTCGCATCTGTCTACCAGCTCGCTGGGAAGAAAGCGAAGGCCGCAGCCTTCAACCAGCTTCTCCTCCTCTTTCAAATGGAGAAGTATTCCGAGCTCATTACAGCACAAGAGATTGCGAGAAAGTATCTCGCTCAAGAGAAGCTCCCCCTCGTTCAATTCTATATCGGCAAGAGCCATTTCGCTCTGAAAAATTACAAGCTGGCAGTGGTTCCCCTCCAGATGTTTTTAGCTGACAAACAGGCCTCATCTTCAGAAGTTAAGAGCGCTCTACTCTGCCTCATTAACTGTGCAAAAGAGACAAGGGACCTCTCTCTGATGGAGAATTCTGTTAAAAAGATGGGAGAGCTCTTCCCTGAAGATTTAGACTATGCAAAAACGCTTGTGCTTCACGCTCAGGTCGCTGAAGAACTTGGCGATGTGGCTGCGGCAAGAGAGCAGATCCAGAGAGTACTGGTCGCCTTCCCTAACCATGAAGAGAAGGAGGCCCTCTCTTTTGAACAGTGCCGTCTTCTCGTTAAAGCTCAACAGTGGGAGCAGGGCAGAGCAGCCTTCTCCGACTTCCTTCAAACCTTCTCCTCCAGCGCGCAAGCTGCATCTGCTTGGCACCAGCTCGTTCATGCAGCTCTGATGGAGCGTAAAAACGCAAAAGAAGAGCAGCTCGGAGCTAAAAATGAGATGCTCGTCTCAGTATTAAAAGAGGCCCTCAGCAAAGATCAGGTCTGGAAACAAGAAGAGAAAGAGAGCTATGTCTTTCTCATGGGAAAAACTCTCTATTCTATGGGCAGATGGGAAGAGAGCGCAAAAAGCTTAGAAACCTTCTTACAGGCATTTGCAACCTCCAGCTCCTCCGCGGAAGCGCACCTTCTCGTGGCTCTCGCTCTCCATAGAGCTGGAACCGAAGGGATGAACTTCTTAACTCACGCTGAACAGGCGCTCTCCTTAAATCCAAATCTTGAAAACCGCTCCGTTCTCCGTCTCATGCTCTACAACGCCTACCTCAAAGAGGCGGGTCAGCGACAAGGCGACAAAGATCTCATCGAGAAAGCTGCAGACCACCTCTATGCGTGCGCAATGCAGAACGATGTTGAAGTCAAGAGAGACAATCTGCTCTGGCTTGCCAACTACTACTATGGAAGAGCTAAAGCGGATAAGGGTGGAAACTACTCTGCACGCGCTACACAGCTTTTTGAGCGCATACTTAAAGAGCTCAAAGCGATCACAGCCGATACCCTATTCTTAGAAGGGGAGGCCTTGAAGTATGCTGAGCTCCTAACTCTGGTAGATAACTACCAGGGGGCCATTGCTCTTTTAGGCGACTTAAAGTCGATCTATGAAGCAAAACCCGACCTCTCGTGGAAGTTCCAGAGAAGAGCCCTCTTAGACCTCGGCAGAGCCTATGCCCATGTTAAAGAGACAGAGAGAGCTGTTGCAACCTACGACTACCTCATTAACACCTCATCTCACACCCTCTCCACTGCAGCGGATACAGCACTCTTAGAGCGCGCTCGTCTAGAGTATGGCCTCCTGCAAAAAGAGGAGAAGAGCGATGCGAATCCGCGCCTCTCTTCTATTCTCGCAGCTCTTAAAGACCTTCAAATTAAGAAACGGCTGACTAGCGAGCCTATTCACCTTGAAGCGGCTCTAGATTATGCGCTGATCAAATCTGAGCTCGTTCCTCAGGAGAAGCGCCTTGAAAAACTGCTCGCTCTCTTGAAGAGTGCCAAAGAAGAGTTCTTGAGTGAAGAGGATCCAGATGCTCAAGAGTATCAAGCGTGCAGACTGCGTCAGTCTGACAAGGATCAACTCTTTGTCACCTACATGAAATTTATCGACTCCCTAATTCTTCAAACACAAGCTGCGCTGACAGAAAACGAAGAGGAAGCCAAAGAGATGAAGCTCAAAGCAGATGCGCTGCTTGAAGAGCTGAAAAATTCTAATTCCGAACTGACACCCTATCTGCGCGATAAGTTAGAGAAAACAACAAGCCTATGA
- a CDS encoding toxin-antitoxin system YwqK family antitoxin — MQALLLFAFSLFCATALVSEEPQQQLALPPTVVSLKPRLPHWRPQIVQTYPNGNPERVLFFEANDKDEKIAVKQQRFYENGRLKNEMDLTTVAEGSAGYEEWKSTIVPHGISVSFFSNGKVEKIATYEKGVMNGELQIYYPTEQLRGKAAYKNGLRDGPMISYHEDGSKAEEGTYKEGKLVGEYNRFTSKGVRVALTPYENGVPHGNALEWYESGALKASYQYMKGLLHSNGQNPALIVYGEDRSIQEAQDYKEGEPVGTHFKYYPNGKESYKVVYRKGKKQGKEQFFAQDGKLLGEGEYKDGVKIGKHWRNHENGKAAFVAIYNQDGKLLEPIVEYSSEGQKIAEYSLIDDLRDGAFREWYPNGKIKTEFSYIKGKFNGPQKEYYEGGQLKVNTSYKEGVQDGVYEEWYESGKPAVIYHIASGIKQGECKEWCANGQCQIEEHYQNGLLNQIRREWHENGTLKFEGAFQLGKREDLHREWNDKGELIFEARFENDLPQGLMRTWYAKGKPKEFAEFNKGKQHGKGEEFYENGQKRSIAFYKEGQADGQVQIWHEDGTLWLVKNYRMGVPCGEQIEYFSKEMTEKKQAQKVSKRYFYNEEGKLHGEQKTFYPDGVAQTLIVYENGELHGMKALWDPKGNLLEESTYDKGRLNGRFYELTRDGKEIIYNYKNNKRHGPHEVFYAPHEFFGKVKALEANFVDDKEEGEFCEYNEAGTKVTSTFYKEGMKEGPAQVFGTQGNVIMRIEFKRDKKNGPAIQYFPDGKLFKEITFVDDMKEGEERTYFDTGKVGSIINYKNNVLDGPSTEWNAQGVIVFEGEYKMGKRHGKFNKYFEDGKPRLLQVFVNDELHGIKKAYDAQGACTETRYDNGRKL; from the coding sequence CCTGAAAAATGAGATGGATCTCACGACGGTAGCTGAAGGCTCAGCGGGATATGAGGAGTGGAAGAGCACGATTGTGCCCCATGGAATCAGCGTCTCTTTTTTCTCAAACGGCAAAGTTGAAAAGATCGCCACCTATGAGAAAGGGGTGATGAATGGAGAGCTCCAGATCTACTATCCAACCGAACAGCTCAGAGGCAAGGCAGCATATAAGAATGGACTGCGCGATGGGCCGATGATCTCCTATCACGAAGATGGTTCGAAAGCGGAAGAGGGCACCTACAAAGAGGGCAAACTCGTTGGAGAGTACAACCGTTTTACATCAAAGGGGGTGCGTGTTGCGCTTACTCCTTATGAGAATGGAGTTCCTCACGGAAATGCTCTTGAGTGGTATGAGAGCGGCGCTCTGAAGGCCAGCTACCAATATATGAAGGGCCTACTCCATTCCAATGGGCAGAATCCTGCGCTCATTGTTTATGGAGAGGATCGGTCGATTCAGGAAGCGCAAGATTATAAAGAGGGAGAGCCGGTCGGCACCCATTTTAAATACTACCCTAACGGAAAAGAGAGCTACAAAGTCGTTTATAGAAAGGGCAAAAAGCAGGGTAAGGAGCAGTTTTTTGCACAGGATGGCAAGCTGCTTGGAGAGGGCGAATACAAGGATGGAGTTAAGATTGGCAAACACTGGCGCAACCATGAGAATGGAAAAGCGGCATTCGTCGCCATCTACAATCAAGATGGGAAGCTGCTCGAGCCGATTGTCGAATATAGCTCAGAGGGGCAGAAGATTGCCGAATACTCGCTTATTGATGACCTTCGCGACGGCGCCTTCCGCGAGTGGTATCCAAACGGAAAGATAAAGACCGAGTTCTCCTATATCAAAGGGAAGTTTAACGGTCCGCAGAAGGAGTACTACGAAGGTGGACAGCTCAAGGTTAACACCTCATATAAAGAGGGCGTTCAAGATGGCGTCTATGAAGAGTGGTATGAGAGTGGCAAGCCAGCGGTCATCTACCATATCGCCAGCGGCATTAAGCAGGGCGAGTGCAAAGAGTGGTGCGCAAATGGACAGTGCCAGATCGAAGAGCACTACCAGAATGGCCTCCTAAACCAGATCAGACGCGAGTGGCACGAGAATGGAACTCTGAAGTTTGAGGGCGCGTTCCAGCTGGGCAAGAGAGAAGATCTCCACCGCGAGTGGAATGATAAGGGCGAGCTCATCTTTGAAGCGCGCTTCGAAAACGACCTTCCCCAGGGGCTGATGCGCACCTGGTACGCTAAAGGAAAGCCAAAAGAGTTTGCCGAGTTTAACAAGGGCAAGCAGCACGGTAAAGGCGAAGAGTTTTATGAAAATGGTCAGAAGCGCTCTATCGCTTTCTACAAAGAGGGGCAAGCCGACGGTCAGGTTCAGATCTGGCATGAAGATGGAACTCTCTGGCTAGTCAAAAACTACCGCATGGGTGTGCCTTGTGGAGAGCAGATCGAATACTTTTCAAAAGAGATGACAGAGAAGAAGCAGGCGCAAAAAGTTTCAAAACGCTACTTCTATAACGAGGAGGGCAAGCTCCACGGCGAGCAGAAGACCTTCTATCCCGATGGCGTTGCACAGACTCTTATCGTTTATGAAAATGGCGAGCTCCATGGAATGAAGGCGCTCTGGGACCCTAAAGGTAATCTGTTAGAAGAGTCGACCTACGATAAGGGTAGACTCAACGGGAGATTCTACGAGCTTACTCGCGATGGAAAGGAGATCATCTACAACTACAAGAATAACAAGAGACACGGACCTCACGAGGTCTTCTATGCGCCGCACGAGTTCTTCGGAAAGGTTAAAGCCCTCGAGGCGAACTTTGTCGATGATAAGGAGGAGGGGGAGTTCTGCGAATACAATGAAGCTGGCACAAAGGTTACTAGCACCTTCTACAAAGAGGGCATGAAAGAGGGCCCAGCCCAGGTTTTTGGAACGCAGGGCAATGTCATCATGCGCATCGAGTTCAAGAGAGATAAGAAGAATGGACCTGCCATTCAATACTTCCCAGACGGGAAGCTCTTCAAAGAGATCACCTTCGTCGATGATATGAAAGAGGGCGAGGAGAGGACCTACTTTGATACTGGCAAAGTCGGCTCTATTATTAACTACAAGAATAACGTGCTCGATGGGCCTTCAACAGAGTGGAATGCCCAAGGCGTGATCGTCTTTGAGGGCGAGTATAAGATGGGTAAGCGCCACGGCAAGTTTAACAAGTACTTTGAAGATGGCAAGCCGCGCCTCCTTCAAGTCTTTGTAAACGATGAGCTCCATGGCATCAAAAAGGCCTACGACGCTCAGGGCGCCTGCACCGAAACCCGTTACGATAATGGCCGCAAACTCTAA
- a CDS encoding VWA domain-containing protein produces MKNKKRSLLATCLLISVSLHLFLVAFLVKQPLVLQNRFTSLFRKSTPPLESVAANEEDLVRQEELEEVFEELASPDQKEIPFDLRFHPSDYYKQPSEEIIATLPPLPEAEITESESLQLPTMVAPSLAFVLASFDEMERVRDEETIFPQLSLEKRASSDPKNILTSSLVLEGVEEEDDLGFESMPTIAMAESTLPPASFMESFSKEPNAAAPQELKPALDASLFSSEKSEKETTLLLPQSPIITLGEGSMLGIPSRDSLPEVDAYLLPQIAQTQSWDEAFEVKMQLMPHPEGAGYVFSLSLNPTDELQLESQPQNYYFLIDRSSSIERHRFAAYKRAVIKALSCLQEGDKFNIILFDKKVRRLSESSLPFSRASISRAEEFLEGQEHGGMFASADLYSSLEKIIPRTLSDDEVHTAILLSDGGSSQATVRHQKSIGKWLEKNEGKVTLHSAAVGQGNNLIMLDLLSSCSGGQLLYSDTHAAFPRRLGKLLLDLRNPLITNMTVTAIPKDGSSKIHFYPTTSNMPTLFAKRPYDIVGTLNKFGDFTLLIQGKYKDQWVTITKEISLKDAAKAPRILEKRWAKVRAKEQYENFLREGKVAHLIKAKELLKSSGNDIAL; encoded by the coding sequence ATGAAGAATAAGAAGCGTTCTCTTCTTGCGACATGCCTTCTAATATCGGTAAGTCTGCACCTCTTTCTGGTCGCTTTTCTGGTGAAGCAGCCGCTAGTTCTGCAGAATAGATTTACCTCTCTCTTCCGCAAATCTACACCTCCTCTGGAAAGTGTGGCTGCAAACGAGGAGGATCTCGTGCGACAGGAAGAGCTTGAAGAGGTATTCGAGGAGCTTGCTTCTCCAGATCAGAAAGAGATTCCTTTTGATCTACGCTTCCATCCTTCCGACTATTATAAGCAGCCTTCTGAAGAGATCATCGCTACACTTCCTCCTCTCCCTGAAGCGGAGATTACAGAGAGTGAGAGCTTGCAGCTACCTACAATGGTCGCTCCCTCTCTCGCTTTTGTTCTAGCCAGCTTCGACGAGATGGAGCGCGTGCGCGATGAGGAGACTATCTTTCCACAGCTTTCGCTTGAAAAGAGGGCGAGTTCTGATCCAAAAAACATCCTCACTTCTTCTCTTGTCCTAGAGGGCGTAGAAGAGGAGGATGACCTCGGTTTTGAATCGATGCCAACCATTGCAATGGCAGAATCCACCCTCCCTCCAGCTTCATTCATGGAGAGCTTTAGCAAAGAACCTAACGCTGCAGCCCCACAAGAGCTGAAGCCGGCACTAGATGCCTCTCTCTTCTCTTCGGAGAAGAGCGAGAAAGAGACTACGCTTCTACTGCCTCAGAGCCCCATTATCACCCTTGGCGAGGGCTCCATGCTGGGAATCCCATCAAGAGACTCTCTTCCCGAAGTGGACGCCTACCTACTTCCTCAGATCGCTCAGACTCAAAGTTGGGATGAAGCGTTCGAAGTGAAGATGCAGCTGATGCCTCATCCTGAGGGCGCAGGCTACGTCTTCTCTCTCAGCCTAAACCCAACAGATGAGCTCCAGCTAGAGAGCCAGCCGCAGAACTACTACTTCCTAATCGACAGATCTAGCTCTATCGAGCGCCACCGCTTTGCAGCCTATAAGCGCGCCGTCATAAAAGCTCTCTCCTGCCTGCAAGAGGGAGACAAGTTCAACATCATCCTCTTCGACAAGAAGGTAAGACGCCTAAGCGAAAGCTCGCTACCCTTCTCAAGGGCCTCAATCAGCCGCGCAGAAGAGTTCCTCGAAGGACAAGAGCATGGCGGGATGTTCGCCTCTGCAGATCTCTACTCCTCTCTTGAAAAGATCATCCCTCGCACCCTCTCTGACGATGAGGTTCACACCGCTATCTTGCTCAGTGACGGCGGCTCTTCGCAAGCGACAGTAAGACATCAAAAAAGCATCGGCAAGTGGCTCGAGAAGAATGAGGGGAAAGTTACCTTGCACTCAGCAGCAGTTGGACAGGGAAACAATCTGATCATGCTCGATCTCTTAAGCAGCTGCAGTGGAGGCCAGCTCCTCTACTCCGACACACACGCCGCCTTCCCTAGACGTCTCGGCAAGCTCCTGCTCGATCTGCGTAATCCTCTGATTACCAACATGACAGTTACCGCTATCCCAAAAGATGGCAGCAGCAAGATCCACTTCTATCCTACGACATCCAACATGCCAACTCTGTTTGCAAAGCGCCCCTACGACATTGTAGGCACTTTAAACAAGTTCGGCGACTTTACCCTCCTGATTCAAGGAAAGTATAAGGATCAGTGGGTGACCATTACTAAAGAGATCTCTTTAAAAGACGCAGCAAAAGCCCCTCGCATCCTAGAAAAGCGCTGGGCAAAGGTGCGTGCTAAGGAGCAGTACGAGAACTTTTTAAGAGAGGGCAAAGTTGCCCATCTCATAAAAGCCAAAGAACTGCTAAAATCCTCTGGCAACGATATCGCTCTATAG
- a CDS encoding DUF814 domain-containing protein, with the protein MITFAEATSLCKEIKEVLSSLSFASMRESSEGKWLINFNEGEREKHLLVCVRTPFERFHLAPAHEGRETPFTKKIEEELRGSELTSIALLGEDRILELQFKGRKKGLSLILELIPRHSNLYLVDEKRKILLSFRPAKSVDYSLPPRSFTHESEPHFCSSPGVNAEYAKKEREALREQKIHAARAQLVRQIRKQEKRVAQLRKEREEAENWPAKEHEAALLQSSYFKLKHGMSRIDLEDWETGELRTIELDPSLEPSAQLKRVFGYVKKLKTKVSYVQKFLERAESELALLQKRLETFEDEGAALQLEELPKPESKPPAKKEHSFREYTSEKGLKIYVAKSAKQNEELTFSFGRGLDYWLHVSDFAGSHVIVRGQKREEPDQETLLDAAQLALYYSKARGEKVADVTLSQVKFLTRGKKMGQVGVGKYKTMTIRYDPERLARLQNFTP; encoded by the coding sequence ATGATTACGTTTGCCGAAGCGACTTCCCTTTGCAAAGAGATTAAAGAGGTTCTCTCCTCTTTGAGCTTTGCTTCCATGAGAGAGAGCTCAGAAGGGAAGTGGTTGATAAATTTTAACGAGGGAGAGAGGGAGAAGCATCTGCTAGTTTGCGTGCGCACCCCCTTTGAACGCTTTCACCTGGCTCCAGCGCACGAGGGAAGGGAGACTCCTTTTACAAAGAAGATAGAAGAGGAGCTTAGAGGAAGCGAGCTTACGTCCATCGCACTTTTGGGAGAGGATCGAATTTTAGAGCTTCAATTTAAAGGTAGGAAGAAGGGGCTATCTTTAATTTTAGAACTGATCCCCAGACACAGCAACCTCTACCTTGTGGACGAGAAGAGAAAGATCCTCCTCTCTTTTCGTCCAGCCAAAAGTGTCGATTATTCTCTGCCCCCGCGCAGCTTCACCCACGAGAGTGAACCCCACTTCTGCTCAAGCCCAGGGGTGAACGCGGAATATGCAAAAAAAGAGAGAGAGGCTCTCCGTGAGCAGAAGATCCACGCCGCAAGGGCGCAGCTTGTTAGACAGATTCGCAAGCAAGAGAAACGCGTAGCTCAGCTGAGAAAAGAGAGAGAGGAGGCGGAGAACTGGCCCGCAAAAGAACATGAGGCTGCACTTTTACAGAGCAGCTATTTCAAGTTGAAGCATGGAATGAGCAGGATTGATCTGGAGGATTGGGAGACGGGAGAGCTTCGAACGATCGAGCTGGACCCCTCTCTTGAGCCGAGTGCCCAGCTCAAGCGGGTGTTTGGATATGTGAAGAAGCTAAAAACTAAGGTCTCTTATGTTCAAAAATTTCTAGAAAGGGCCGAGAGCGAACTCGCTCTTCTCCAGAAACGTTTGGAGACTTTTGAAGATGAAGGAGCTGCTCTTCAACTTGAAGAGTTACCAAAACCAGAAAGTAAACCTCCCGCAAAAAAGGAGCACTCCTTTCGGGAGTATACCTCTGAAAAGGGGCTTAAGATCTATGTCGCAAAGAGCGCCAAACAGAATGAGGAGCTCACTTTTTCTTTTGGAAGGGGCTTGGATTACTGGCTTCACGTCTCCGACTTTGCAGGGAGTCATGTGATTGTGCGTGGGCAGAAGAGAGAGGAGCCAGACCAGGAGACCCTTCTGGACGCGGCACAGCTGGCGCTATATTACAGCAAAGCGCGTGGAGAGAAGGTGGCAGACGTCACCCTCTCTCAGGTGAAATTTCTCACTCGCGGGAAAAAAATGGGACAGGTCGGGGTGGGAAAGTATAAGACGATGACCATTCGGTACGATCCCGAACGCCTCGCTAGACTACAAAATTTTACTCCCTAA
- the coaD gene encoding pantetheine-phosphate adenylyltransferase, protein MMDSALFAGSFDPPTLGHLDIIKRAAPLFKELHIGIAANLSKQSSFTIQEREEMLRKLTKNLTSVKVESFSELTVDFAKRKKTSLLIRGLRSAADLESEIQLALANRKLSGIETLFLITDPQLSHISSTLIKEIAHQKRRLHDFVPAEIEEQIFQKLSKR, encoded by the coding sequence ATTATGGACAGTGCACTCTTTGCAGGCAGCTTCGACCCGCCCACACTCGGCCATCTCGATATCATTAAACGCGCAGCCCCTCTCTTCAAAGAGCTCCACATTGGCATTGCTGCTAATCTCTCCAAGCAGAGTAGCTTCACCATTCAAGAGCGCGAGGAGATGCTGCGCAAACTCACTAAAAATCTAACCTCTGTAAAAGTAGAGAGCTTCTCCGAACTTACTGTCGACTTTGCAAAGAGAAAGAAGACCTCTCTTCTCATCCGCGGACTTCGCTCTGCTGCGGATCTCGAAAGCGAGATTCAGCTCGCTCTTGCAAACCGCAAGCTCTCCGGCATCGAAACCCTCTTTCTCATCACAGATCCCCAGCTCAGCCACATCAGCTCCACTCTCATCAAAGAGATCGCTCACCAAAAAAGACGACTGCACGACTTTGTCCCTGCAGAGATCGAAGAGCAGATTTTTCAGAAGCTATCAAAAAGATAG
- a CDS encoding response regulator transcription factor, producing the protein MSQKKRILLIEDEEDIAALIKLQAEALGYKLLTETDGAAGYRAVEREKPDLVILDIMLPEMNGFDVCRKIKNSPELKNTPVIILTAKSEEIDEILGLELGADDYVAKPFSPKVLFSRVKAVLRRGREPEKPTKAIPFGEFSLDIDRYLLKKENKALTITLSEFGILKQLLMSRGKVLTRNQLLEEVNNNDDALIVDRNIDVHIASLRKKLGPNFDWIETVRGVGYRFRE; encoded by the coding sequence ATGAGTCAGAAAAAGAGAATACTGCTGATCGAAGATGAAGAGGATATTGCCGCTCTCATCAAGCTGCAAGCTGAAGCCCTCGGTTACAAACTGCTTACCGAAACCGATGGAGCCGCGGGATACCGTGCTGTAGAACGCGAGAAACCAGATCTAGTTATTCTGGATATCATGCTCCCGGAGATGAATGGTTTCGACGTCTGCCGGAAGATCAAAAACTCCCCTGAACTAAAAAACACTCCCGTCATCATCTTAACTGCCAAAAGCGAAGAGATCGATGAGATTCTCGGACTTGAGCTCGGAGCTGACGACTATGTCGCAAAGCCCTTCTCGCCAAAAGTTCTCTTCTCTAGAGTAAAAGCTGTTCTCCGCAGAGGAAGAGAGCCAGAAAAACCCACAAAGGCGATCCCATTCGGTGAGTTCTCTCTAGATATCGACCGCTACCTCTTGAAAAAAGAGAATAAAGCGCTGACCATCACTCTCTCCGAATTCGGCATCTTAAAACAGCTGCTCATGAGTCGAGGAAAGGTCTTAACGCGCAACCAGCTTCTCGAAGAGGTAAATAATAATGATGATGCGCTCATTGTCGATCGCAACATCGACGTGCATATCGCCTCTCTCCGGAAAAAACTGGGGCCAAACTTCGATTGGATCGAAACGGTCCGCGGAGTCGGCTACAGATTTAGGGAGTAA